TCGAGGACGAACACGATGCCGGCCAGCGGCTGCGCCAGCGCGGCGACCAGCAGCACGGGGACCAGCAGGTCGAGCACCGCGGGGTCGCTCGTGAACGCGCCGCCCAGCACGGGCGCCAGCGCCGCGAGCGCCAGGCCCGTCACGACCCCGCTCGCCCAGCCCCAGCGCTGCATCCGCCGGGTGACGGCACGGGTGCGGGCGGCGTCACCGGCGCCCAGGTGGCGACCGGTGATGGCCTGGGCGGCGATGGCGACCGCGTCGAGGGTGAAGGCGAGGAAGGTCCAGATGGTCAGGGCCAGCTGCATCGTGGCCAGGTCGGCCTCGCCGAGGCGCGCCGCGGCGTACGTCATGACGAGCAGGGAGGCGCGCAGCATCAGGGTGCGCAGGATCAGCGGCACCCCGGCGCGACCGGCGCGGCGGATGCCGGACAGGTCGGGGGCGAGGGAAGCCTGCTCGTGGCGCGCGGCGCGCACCACCACCGCCACCAGGGCCACCGCGGCGCCCAGCTGCGCGACCAGGGTGCCCAGGGCCGAGCCCGCCAGCCCCATCCCGGCCCAGGAGCCCACGCCGTAGACGAGGACCAGGTTGAGCACGACGTTGGCGGCGTTGGCCGCGACGGCCACCACGAGCGGCGTACGGGTGTCCTGGAGGCCGCGCAGCACGCCGGTGGCCGCCAGCATCAGCAGCAGCGGGACGGCGCCCAGCAGCGCGATCCGCAGGTAGACGACCGCCTGGTCCTCCACCCCCTGACCGGGGCCGAACAGCCGCACGATCGGTCGCGTCAGCGCCACCGTCACCACGGTGGCCACCACGCCCAGGCCGGTGGCCAGCCAGAGGCCGTCCACCCCCTGCGCCAGGGCCTCGCGGCCGCGGCCGGCCCCGACCTGGCGGGCCACGGAGGCCGTGGTGCCGTAGGCCAGGAAGATGCACAGGCTGACCAGGGTGCCGAGCACCGCCGAGGCGATGCCCAGCGCGGCGAGCTCGGGCGTGCCCAGGTGGCCCACGATGGCGGCGTCGGCGAGCAGGAACATCGGCTCGGCGACCAGGGCCAGGAAGGCCGGCACGGCGAGCCGCAGGATCTCCCGGTCCTGGGCGCGGTCCTGGACCCGGTCGTGGGCCCGGCGCTGGGCCCGGTCCTGCTGCGTCACCGGACGAGGCTACTAGCACGACGGTCGGTCGCGTGACCAGCCCTGATCGGACCAGATCCGCTCGAAAACCTGTGCATAACTCGGAAAATCTGTGGGTTCACGAGGCCCCCAGACGCCATGTCGACAAAATGACCCGGCCGTGGCAGATGACGCAGAGGTGAACTACCCACACCCGACTTTCTTTCCTCCACAACCCCCAAAGGGGACAAGTGCCAGGTCAGCGGCCTGGCCCCAGGTGAACATTTTTCTCTGTCCACAGGTGGACCAACAGGCTGGGGGACTTGCCCACGGCGTGTTCCACACCGTGCACAGGGTTATCCACAACTACCTGTGGACTCCGGGCTTGGTGGCTCACCGCCACGGGTCGTACTGTCCAGCACTCGGTGCCTCGCCCGACGGATCCCGACCGGTCCCGTGACCGTCTCCCGTCACTGTCGGAGGGCCCGCCTAGCCTCGGCTCCGGCGGCAGCCGACAGGACGGCACGACGACGCGGAGGAGGGCCCGGATGAGCAGCGGCAGCGGTTTCGACGGCGGCCTGGCCGCGGGCCTGGCGTCCGGTCTCGGCGCCGCCCTCGGGGCCGGTCCCACGATGGTCGGCGACTCCTGGGGCTCGGACGCCTTCGCGCCCTACCCCGAGGCCCCCTTCGGCGGTGGCCACCCCGGTGACGGTGCCGGCGGGCAGGGGGGCAACCAGGAGCACTGGTCGGGCCGGATGCCCCCGCAGGACCTCCACGCCGAGCAGAGCGTCATCGGCTCGATGCTGATGTCGAAGGACGCCATCGGCGACGTCAACGAGGAGATCGGCGGCGGCGACTTCTACAAGCCGGCGCACGAGATGATCTACGACGTCATCGTCGACCTCTACGGCCGCGGGGAGCCGGCCGACCCGGTGACCGTCAAGGCCGAGCTCGAGCGGCGCGGCCAGCTCGACAAGGTGGGCGGCGCGACCTACCTGTTCACCCTCGAGGCCAGCGTCCCGATCGCGGCCAACGCCGGCTACTACGCCTCGATCGTGCGCGAGAAGTCGATCCTGCGGAAGCTGGTCGACGCCGGCACCCGGATCGCGCAGATGGGCTACGCCGGCGAGGGCGAGATCGACACCGTCGTCGACGTCGCCCAGCAGGAGATCTACGCCATCGGCGAGAAGCGGCAGCAGGAGGACTACGCGCCGCTCTCGGCGATCATGGAGTCCACGCTCGACGAGATCGAGGCGATCTCCAACAACGACGGCACCGCCAACGGCGTCCCGACCGGCTTCGCCGAGCTCGACGAGCTGTGCAACGGCTTCTCCGGCGGCCAGATGGTGATCGTGGCCGCGCGTCCTGCCATGGGCAAGTCGACGCTGGCCCTCGACTTCTGCCGCGCCGCGTCGATCCACAACAACCTCACCAGCTGCTTCTTCAGCCTGGAGATGTCCAAGAGCGAGATCACGATGCGGCTGCTCTCGGCCGAGGCGAAGATCCCGCTCAACCACATCCGCAAGGGCCCCATGACCGAGGACGACTGGGCCAAGCTGGTGCCCAAGATGGGCCAGGTGTCGGGCGCCCCGATGTTCATCGACGACAGCCCCAACATGACGATGATGGAGATCCGGGCCAAGGCGCGGCGCCTCAAGCAGCGCCACGACCTCAAGCTGATCGTCATCGACTACCTGCAGCTGATGACCTCGGGCAAGAAGGTCGAGTCCCGACAGGTGGAGGTCTCGGAGTTCTCCCGGCAGATCAAGCTGCTGGCCAAGGAGCTCGACGTCCCCGTGATCGCCCTCTCGCAGCTCAACCGTGGTCCCGAGCAGCGCGCCGACAAGCGCCCGATGATGTCCGACCTGCGCGAGTCCGGCTCGATCGAGCAGGACGCCGACATCGTGATGCTGCTCCACCGCGAGGACGCCTACGAGAAGGAGTCACCGCGCGCCGGCGAGGCCGACATCATCGTGGCCAAGCACCGCAACGGCCCCACGCGCGACGTCGTGGTGTCCTTCCAGGGCCACTACTCCCGCTTCGTGGACATGGCTCACTGACGCTCGAACGTCACGTGGGTGACGCCGCTCGGCGACGCGGTGGCCTGGACGGCGTACCCGCTCTCGAGGCCCTCGAGCCCGTCCCACAGCCGGGTGCCGCGGCCCAGCAGGATCGGGACCACCACGACGTGGAGGTGGTCGACCAGTCCGGCGGCCAGGAAGTCGCGGACCACGCTGGGGCCGCCGCCGATCCGGACGTCGAGCCCGTGGGCGGCCTCCCGCGCGCGGCGCAGCGCCTCCTCGGGCGAGGCGTCGAGGAAGTGGAAGGTGGTGCCGCCCTCCATCTCCAGCGGCTCGCGCGGGTGGTGGGTCAGCACGAAGGTCGGGGTGTGGAACGGCGGGTTCGGACCCCACCACCCCGTCCAGCCGGGGTCGTCCTGCCACCCGGGCGGTCCGAACTTGTGGGCGCCCATCACCTCGGCCCCGATCCCGGGCGCGAACCGGTCGGCGAACGCGTGGTCGACGCCGGTCGTCCCCGCCGCCACGTCCGCGGCAGGCAGCCCCGCCAGCTCCCGCCACGACCGGGTCGCCATCATCCACTCGTGCAGCCGGCCCCCGGCATGACCGAAGGGCGCCTCCCGGCTCTGCGGCTCGCCCGTCGCGAAGCCGTCGAGGGAGACGGAGAAGTTGTGGACCCGGGTCAGCGACATGCCGGTGCTCCTGTGGTGGTGGGCGGGGTGCGGCGCGGCTCGTGGGGTGGACCCGGCCGGCGGGCGGTTGTCATCGGTGGGGGGGGCGACGCGGTTTCCCAGGGGCCCCGGGGGTTCCGAGCTGTCCGAACGCCCCGCACGCGACACGCCGTACGTCGGGTGCCGTGCGGTCGGAGAAGCGGCCGGTGGTCGGCTCAGCCGTGGTGGGGGTCCTTCTTCGGCAGGTCGTAGCGCTCGGCCGCGGCCCGCATCCGGGCGGTGTCCTCGCGGCGGCGGCGCAGGGCGTCCGGCGCGACCCCGGGGCCGCCGCGCCTGCGCTCCCGGACGGCGAGGACGACGAGCACGGCGATCGCGACCGCCCACAGCAGGACCCAGGCGTACGTCGGCACGGGCGGCCTCCTCGTCGAGCGCGGGCGGTCACCCGGTCGGCGGGCCCGCGAGCCCCCGACGATAGGCCCCGGCGGGAGCATCCGTCCGGTGGTCGCCCGCGACGTGCACCGGTGCGGGACGTCATGCGATCCGGCTGCCGGGGTGACCAGGGCGCATGACGTCCGCCCAGACGTCATGCGGACTGGCCGCTCCGGCGACCACCTCGCATGACGCTCCCAGGTCACCACGCCCCGGTCACCACGCCCCGGCCAACACGCCCCGGTCACCACGACCGGCCGCGACGCCCCCGGCCGGACGCCCCCGGCCTGACGACCTTGCCGGACGACCCCCCGGACGACCCGCGAGCCCCTCGGTTGACCCCCGCAACCGCTTCGGTTGACGGGGTCAACGAGGCGCCGGGCCGGGCGGGACGCGGGGCGCCACGGATGTGGTCGCACCTGGCACCCTGGTGCGCGGGGGAGGCCCGGCAGCCGGGCTGGCCTGCCCCGAGGACGACGGCGCCCTCGTGGGGAGGGGCCGTCCAGGAGGAGACATGACCGTTCCCACGTGGGTCTGGATCGCGACCGTCGTCGGCATCCTCGGGATGCTGCTGTTCGACTTCGTCTTCCACGTGCGCAAGGCCCACGTGCCGACGCTGCGCGAGGCGTCGATCTGGTCGGCGCTCTACGTCGGCATCGCGATCGTGTTCGGCCTCGGCGTCCTGGTCTTCGGGGGCGGCACGATGGGCGGGGAGTACTTCGCGGGCTACATCACCGAGAAGGCGCTCTCGGTCGACAACCTGTTCGTCTTCCTCATCATCATGGGCAGCTTCCGGGTGCCCCGCGAGGACCAGCAGAAGGTGCTGCTGTTCGGCATCGTGTTCGCGCTGATCGCCCGGACCGGCTTCATCTTCCTGGGCGCCACCTTGATCAACCAGTTCGCGTGGGTGTTCTACCTGTTCGGCCTGATCCTCATCATGACCGCCGGCAACATGCTCAAGGGCGAGGTCAGCGACGAGGACAGCCACGAGGACCAGAACTTCGTGGTCAAGATCGCCCAGAAGTTCATCCGCACCTCCGAGGAGTACGACGGCGACAAGCTCACCACGGTCGTCGACGGCAAGAAGGTCCTCACCCCGATGGTGCTGGTGATGGTGGCCATCGGCGGCACCGACATCCTCTTCGCGCTCGACTCGATCCCCGCGATCTTCGGCCTCACCCAGAACACCTTCATCGTGTTCACCGCGACGGCGTTCTCGCTGCTCGGCCTGCGCCAGCTGTTCTTCCTCATCGAGGGCCTGCTCGAGCGCCTGATCTACCTGTCCTACGGCCTCGCCGCGATCCTGGCCTTCATCGGCGTCAAGCTGATCATCCACGCGCTCCACGAGAACAACGTGCCGTTCATCAACAACGGCGAGCACGTCGACGTCGTGGAGATCAGCACCGGCCTCTCGCTGGGCGTCATCATCGGCGTCCTGGTGATCACCGTGGTGGCCTCGCTGACCTCGAAGAAGGGCCGGGCGAAGACCGCGATGGGCAACGCCAAGCGCCACGCCCGCGACTACATGGACCTCGGCTACACCCAGGACGAGGGCGAGCGCGAGCGCATCTACGGCCTGCTGGTCGGCGAGGTCGAGCAGATCCGGGCGCAGGGCGAGAAGGGCAAGGCGCTGGCCCGCGAGGACGACAAGCTGATGGAGCTCTTCGAGCAGGCCAAGGCCCGCCACGCGGAGACCGTCGGCGAGGAGTCCGCGTCGCGGATCTAGTTGAGAGCGGACGTGCGGGGTACGAGGAGCCCATGGCAATCGTCACGAGCAACGGCTACGCCCACGTCCGCATCACCGTCACCGACATCGAGCGCTCGGCGGCCTTCTACGACCAGGTCTTCGGCTGGCCCCGCGCCATCGACACGTCGGACTCGGTCGACCAGCCGGGGGTCACCGAGGACCCGCAGCGGTTCTACGGCGGGGTGGTCTACCAGACTCCCCAGGGCACGCTCTTCGGCCTGCGTCCCGTCGGCTCCGACGGCTTCGACTCCACCCGCACGGGCCTGGACCACGTCAGCTTCACCGTCGAGAGCCGCGAGGACCTCGAGGCGGCCGCGAAGGGCTTCGACGAGCAGGGCATCGCCCACGGCGAGGTCATCGACCTCACCGACGCCGGCCTGGCGATCCTGTCCTTCCAGGACCCCGACGACATCAACATCGAGCTCACCGCGCCGCTTTCCTGACCCTGTCATGATCCTGGCGTGAGCGACGCCGGCCCGACCAGCAGCACGACGGGCCGCGCGAGCGCCCCCCTGGCCGGCTGGGCGGCGGGCGCGCTGGTCTTCGGCTCGTCGGCGGCCGTGCTTGTCGTCGAGCTGGTCGCGCTGCGCCTGCTGGCGCCGTACCTCGGGCTCACCCTCGAGACCAGCACGCTGGTCATCGGGGTCGCCCTGGCCGCGATCGCGCTGGGGTCCTGGCTCGGCGGACGCTCGGCCGACGTGGTGCTGCCCCGGCGCGCGATCGCGCCGCTGCTCTCGGTGAGCGGCGCCGCGGTCGCGCTGACGCCCTTCGTGGTCCGCGGGGCCGGAGCCCTCGGCGACGGCAGCCTGCTCCTGCTGGCCGCGGGGCTGTGCATCATCGTGCCCGGCGCGCTGCTCTCGGCGGTCACGCCGATGGTCACCAAGCTGGTGCTGACCGACCTGCACGAGACCGGCTCGGTGGTCGGGCGCCTCTCGGGCATCGGCACGGCCGGCGCCATCGTCGGCACCGTGGTGACCGGCTTCGTGCTGATCTCGCGGGTGCCGGTCAGCTGGATCATGGTGGGCCTCGGCGTGGTGCTGCTGCTGGCCGCGGTCGTGGTCGAGGTCGGCGTGCGCCGCCGCCCGCCGGTGCAGCCCCTCGTGCTGGTCCTGCTCGGCGGCCTCGGCGCGGTCGTGGCGCCCGGCAGCTGCGACGCGGAGACGACGTACCACTGCGCCCAGGTGGTCGAGGACCCCGACCGTCCGAGCGGCCGGCTGCTCGTCCTCGACGGGCTGCGGCACTCCTACGTCGACCTCGACGACCCGACCCACCTCGAGTTCGGCTACACCCAGGCGCTCGCGGGGGTGGTCGACGGCCTGCTGCCCGGGGACGAGCCGCTGCGCGCCTACCACCTCGGCGGCGGTGGGCTGACCTTCCCGCGCTACCTGGCCGCGACCCGCCCGGGCACCACCAGCGTGGTCTCCGAGATCGACCCCGGCGTGCTGCGCGTCGACGCCGAGCGCCTCGGCGCACGCACCGGCCCCGACCTCGAGGTGCGGGTCGAGGACGGCCGCCGCGGCGTCACCCGGCTGCCCGACGCGAGCCGCGACCTCGTGGTCGGCGACGCCTTCGGCGGCGTCAGCGTGCCGTGGCACCTCACCACCCGCGAGGCGGTGGCCCAGGTGGAGCGCGTGCTCACGCCGACCGGGGTGTACGCCGCCAACCTCATCGACTTCGCGCCCCTCGGCTTCGCCCGCGCCGAGCTGGCCACCCTGCGCCAGGTCTTCGACCACGTCGCGCTGGCCGCCGAGCCGGACACCCTGACCCGTGACGGGGGCGGCAACCTGGTGGCGATCGCCTCCGACCGACCGCTGGACCTGGCGGCCGTCGAGGTGGGCTTCGAGACCCAGGGCCTCGACTGGGACGTCATCGACGGCGAGGCGCTGACCCGCTGGATCGGCGACGCCCAGGTGCTGACCGACGACGACGCGCCGGTCGACCAGCTCCTCACGCCGCACGCATGAGCCGTCGTCCCCGGGTCGGTCCCCGGTGAGCTGGCCGGACGCCCTGCTCGCGTCCTCGGCGCTGCACCTCGGCTTCCAGCTGGGCGTCTCGGTGCTCGCCTACCCGGCCCTCGCCGAGGTCACGCCCGAGCGCTGGGCCGCGGCCCACGACGCCCACTCGCGCCGCATCGTCGGCCTCGTCGTGGTGGTGTACGCCGCGGTGCTGCTCGCCTGCGTCGGCACCCTGCTCGCGGGGCCGTCGGGTGCCGCGGTGCTGGCGGTCGCGGGCAACGGCGCTGCGCTGGCGCTCACCGCCGCGCTGGCCGCCCCGCTGCACGGCCGCCTGGGGCGGGGCCACGACCCGGTGCTGGTGCGCCGGCTGCTGTGGGTCGACCGCGGACGCACCGCGGCCGCCGCGATCGCCCTGGTGGGGGCGTTCGCGGCGGCCGGGTGAGGCTGGTCGAGCGACTGGTCGGCGGGCTGGGCACCCTGCCTGGTCAGCCGGTCGGCTGCCGGTCGGTCGCTGGTGTGGTCAGCGGTTGACGGCGCCCTTGTTCTTGCCGACGGTCGCCTCGGCGACGCCGATGAGCAAGAAGGCCGCGATCACGGCGACGATGAAGCCGATGATGTTGAGCTCGAAGATCTCCCCCGTGCCGAGGAAGCTGGCCACGAGTCCGCCGATGAGTGCGCCGGCGACGCCGAGCAGCAGCGTGCCGACGATGCCGAGGGCCTGACGACCGGGCTTGAGCAGCCGTGCGATCGCGCCGATGATGAGCCCGACGACGAGCAGGCCGATGATGTTGAACATGTGGTGTCCTCCCTAGGTCCCCTTGAAGTCACACGGTACCCATCCGTCACATGTCTCAACCCTCGTCGCAGGCGCGTCCGGCCCGACCTGCTTGGGCGCGTCCGGACACTGGCGTCATGTCACGGGTGCAGCGCAGCAGCCCGGCTCGGCGGGCGGCGTCCGTCGTGGCCGGCGTCCTGGCGCTCGCGGTGCTCGTCGTGGGGGCCGTCGCGCTCGTCGCCGGCCCCGGGTCGGTGACCGGGCTGTTCCCCGGCACGTCGGACTGCACCGCCACCCGCGGCGGGACCGAGGTGGGTCTGAGCACCGCCGAGGCCGAGCGCGCGACGCGGGTGGGGGCCCGGTCGCTGCGTCTCGACCTGCCGCTGCGCACCACCACCGCGGCCGTGGGCGGTGAGCTGCGGCTCGCCGACGACGAGGCCGCCGTCGTCGCGGCCGCCGTGCGGGGACGGGCGCGGCACGCGCTCACCTGCGTCCACGCGGGCCGCGTCGCCGA
This genomic interval from Nocardioides scoriae contains the following:
- a CDS encoding TerC family protein, whose translation is MTVPTWVWIATVVGILGMLLFDFVFHVRKAHVPTLREASIWSALYVGIAIVFGLGVLVFGGGTMGGEYFAGYITEKALSVDNLFVFLIIMGSFRVPREDQQKVLLFGIVFALIARTGFIFLGATLINQFAWVFYLFGLILIMTAGNMLKGEVSDEDSHEDQNFVVKIAQKFIRTSEEYDGDKLTTVVDGKKVLTPMVLVMVAIGGTDILFALDSIPAIFGLTQNTFIVFTATAFSLLGLRQLFFLIEGLLERLIYLSYGLAAILAFIGVKLIIHALHENNVPFINNGEHVDVVEISTGLSLGVIIGVLVITVVASLTSKKGRAKTAMGNAKRHARDYMDLGYTQDEGERERIYGLLVGEVEQIRAQGEKGKALAREDDKLMELFEQAKARHAETVGEESASRI
- a CDS encoding fused MFS/spermidine synthase — its product is MSDAGPTSSTTGRASAPLAGWAAGALVFGSSAAVLVVELVALRLLAPYLGLTLETSTLVIGVALAAIALGSWLGGRSADVVLPRRAIAPLLSVSGAAVALTPFVVRGAGALGDGSLLLLAAGLCIIVPGALLSAVTPMVTKLVLTDLHETGSVVGRLSGIGTAGAIVGTVVTGFVLISRVPVSWIMVGLGVVLLLAAVVVEVGVRRRPPVQPLVLVLLGGLGAVVAPGSCDAETTYHCAQVVEDPDRPSGRLLVLDGLRHSYVDLDDPTHLEFGYTQALAGVVDGLLPGDEPLRAYHLGGGGLTFPRYLAATRPGTTSVVSEIDPGVLRVDAERLGARTGPDLEVRVEDGRRGVTRLPDASRDLVVGDAFGGVSVPWHLTTREAVAQVERVLTPTGVYAANLIDFAPLGFARAELATLRQVFDHVALAAEPDTLTRDGGGNLVAIASDRPLDLAAVEVGFETQGLDWDVIDGEALTRWIGDAQVLTDDDAPVDQLLTPHA
- a CDS encoding MATE family efflux transporter — translated: MTQQDRAQRRAHDRVQDRAQDREILRLAVPAFLALVAEPMFLLADAAIVGHLGTPELAALGIASAVLGTLVSLCIFLAYGTTASVARQVGAGRGREALAQGVDGLWLATGLGVVATVVTVALTRPIVRLFGPGQGVEDQAVVYLRIALLGAVPLLLMLAATGVLRGLQDTRTPLVVAVAANAANVVLNLVLVYGVGSWAGMGLAGSALGTLVAQLGAAVALVAVVVRAARHEQASLAPDLSGIRRAGRAGVPLILRTLMLRASLLVMTYAAARLGEADLATMQLALTIWTFLAFTLDAVAIAAQAITGRHLGAGDAARTRAVTRRMQRWGWASGVVTGLALAALAPVLGGAFTSDPAVLDLLVPVLLVAALAQPLAGIVFVLDGVLIGAGDAVYLAWAQLVTLVVFAPAALLLGDRGLTWLWATFGVAFMGGRAVTLVLRARGDRWLRLGA
- the dnaB gene encoding replicative DNA helicase — its product is MPPQDLHAEQSVIGSMLMSKDAIGDVNEEIGGGDFYKPAHEMIYDVIVDLYGRGEPADPVTVKAELERRGQLDKVGGATYLFTLEASVPIAANAGYYASIVREKSILRKLVDAGTRIAQMGYAGEGEIDTVVDVAQQEIYAIGEKRQQEDYAPLSAIMESTLDEIEAISNNDGTANGVPTGFAELDELCNGFSGGQMVIVAARPAMGKSTLALDFCRAASIHNNLTSCFFSLEMSKSEITMRLLSAEAKIPLNHIRKGPMTEDDWAKLVPKMGQVSGAPMFIDDSPNMTMMEIRAKARRLKQRHDLKLIVIDYLQLMTSGKKVESRQVEVSEFSRQIKLLAKELDVPVIALSQLNRGPEQRADKRPMMSDLRESGSIEQDADIVMLLHREDAYEKESPRAGEADIIVAKHRNGPTRDVVVSFQGHYSRFVDMAH
- a CDS encoding dihydrofolate reductase family protein, with translation MSLTRVHNFSVSLDGFATGEPQSREAPFGHAGGRLHEWMMATRSWRELAGLPAADVAAGTTGVDHAFADRFAPGIGAEVMGAHKFGPPGWQDDPGWTGWWGPNPPFHTPTFVLTHHPREPLEMEGGTTFHFLDASPEEALRRAREAAHGLDVRIGGGPSVVRDFLAAGLVDHLHVVVVPILLGRGTRLWDGLEGLESGYAVQATASPSGVTHVTFERQ
- a CDS encoding VOC family protein encodes the protein MAIVTSNGYAHVRITVTDIERSAAFYDQVFGWPRAIDTSDSVDQPGVTEDPQRFYGGVVYQTPQGTLFGLRPVGSDGFDSTRTGLDHVSFTVESREDLEAAAKGFDEQGIAHGEVIDLTDAGLAILSFQDPDDINIELTAPLS
- a CDS encoding GlsB/YeaQ/YmgE family stress response membrane protein, which produces MFNIIGLLVVGLIIGAIARLLKPGRQALGIVGTLLLGVAGALIGGLVASFLGTGEIFELNIIGFIVAVIAAFLLIGVAEATVGKNKGAVNR